A part of Miscanthus floridulus cultivar M001 chromosome 6, ASM1932011v1, whole genome shotgun sequence genomic DNA contains:
- the LOC136457896 gene encoding uncharacterized protein isoform X1, with protein MEDVESCATPETAVSVDWRGPPCRSQRHGGTRAAVFVLGFRRCLHKRKQVCPSNSSSVNARACEPARLAVDLLLRSGGSHHVEFKSVDGEASSTGKASSTRC; from the exons atggaggatgtggaGAGCTGCGCGACGCCGGAGACGGCGGTCTCCGTCGACTGGCGCGGCCCCCCGTGCCGGTCCCAGCGGCACGGCGGCACGCGCGCCGCCGTCTTCGTCCTAG GTTTTCGTCGCTGCCTTCACAAGAGGAAGCAAGTCTGCCCTTCCAACTCTAGTTCTGTCAACGCCAGAGCTTGCGAGCCGGCACGCCTCGCCG TGGACCTCCTCTTACGATCGGGGGGCAGCCATCATGTGGAGTTCAAGAGCGTGGATGGGGAAGCCTCCTCTACTGGGAAGGCGAGCTCTACCCGGTGCTAG
- the LOC136457896 gene encoding uncharacterized protein isoform X2 yields MEDVESCATPETAVSVDWRGPPCRSQRHGGTRAAVFVLGFRRCLHKRKQVCPSNSSSVNARACEPARLAGGEEL; encoded by the exons atggaggatgtggaGAGCTGCGCGACGCCGGAGACGGCGGTCTCCGTCGACTGGCGCGGCCCCCCGTGCCGGTCCCAGCGGCACGGCGGCACGCGCGCCGCCGTCTTCGTCCTAG GTTTTCGTCGCTGCCTTCACAAGAGGAAGCAAGTCTGCCCTTCCAACTCTAGTTCTGTCAACGCCAGAGCTTGCGAGCCGGCACGCCTCGCCG GAGGGGAGGAGTTATAG